GCTGTATCTGAAAAAATAATCATCAGTTTGAAACATGTGCAATGTGGTTACATTAAAAGTTAGATTTGAATATGCAATGTTTGTCATGTGGTTATATTGAACAATAAAATAGattgactttttatttgttgatgTAAAAATTATcgagattttatttataattttttgttatttttgttctttgatattttaaagaatatattatataaaattgcctaataaattgttatttatattttttgtttaaatttatataatttattatcttttcaaattttaaacatttataaatctttccctttttcataaaactataaatttttaaaaatcaagctgatttttatacagtaaTTTTTATACAGCAACCTGAACAATGATAAACacaatttaattgtaaaaatgattacaaaaaaaaaaattatcttgtgaaattttagtttcaattaAGTTTTGTAGCAAGTTGACAGGGTGTAAGACAGCccataaaaaatcatttttttacccatgatttttgaaagtgaacttttttattttattttatctctaCTAGAAAattctaactttaaaaaatactaaatttaaatacattacatataaaaaaattgataataaaaaaaagatatatattttaaatgaggTAACGAAATTgaattcttaataaaatttgaaaaaaaaaaaatttcaattttttaaaatttttgaagtatgagtatttttatggaaattatcgctattaaattagatttttacactataaattttttttacactatAAATTAGTtcattgcataaaaatttttcagattgttacataaaaaagagattaaaaaaaagatgaaaattatgtatttgaatttcaaatgtattaataaattttatgcaacatttgttgcataaaattatatatatatatatatatatatatatatatatatatatatatatatatatatatatatatatatatatatatatatatatatatatgtatatatgtatatatatacatatatacatacattcatacatatagTCATGATCAAAAGTTTGaaacattgcataaaaaaacacaattttcattaaattgttcatttatttcatcaaaatatattagtaacAACGACAGTTGACAAAAGTATCTTTGAAacattagtaaatattttatgaatttaatacTTGAGGTTAATACTTAGTATGATGTCCTTTAACATTCAAACATTTTACCTAAGCGGGTAGAAATAGAGTGAATAAGCTTTCTTAAATTCTCAGGAGTCACAAGTTGAGTTTATACCTGCCTAATTTTTTCTGGTAAATCACCTGGAAATGAGAGATTAGTTTCtgaactttaagattttttttaagattttttaagatGATTCCAGCAGTTTTCAATGGGATCGAGGTGAGGTGAGTTACCAGGCCAGGGGCCAATGATCTCAACCCTGTTCTCATGCTTGGCCCTGTGACAGGGTGCTCCGTCATGCTGAAACTTCTGGGTATTCGTGATGTTcatgaattttttaagtttgtttttaagtatttcaagaaaaatatggCTATTGATTGTGGTGTTAGGAGTATGGGCAACCATAAACCACCAATTTGATTTGCACCCATATCATGATTTTAGGGCAATGTTTTACAGTACACAAACATTACTAGGGGTTGTATTGTTGGCAAGGCGGGCGTCTAACACTTGTCAAACGAAAACCAAATTGTTCAATAAGTGATTTGTCGCTGAATATTTTATCCTCCCTTCCCTTCAATTTCCGCTTATGGGTGCTTATGGTTAGAAATATCTCAGATAAAATTTCACAAGCACTGGCAAACGGATGTGCTTTCGCATAACGCTGAACACAATTATCTCCCCTTTGAATAGTCACTTTTGGTCGTTCAGTTCTAGCTTCACTTTTAAAATCACCAAATTcttgatattgttttaatacttttatattgcAGCTATAAGTTACATTAAAACATGCAGCAATAAAAGTCAGGGTCAATCCTTTTACATGAAGAATAACAATCTGTGCTCATTTTTCTGTTGTTAACTCAtaagtttttcccataattatttttttattttttgctaaaataacaATAAGCTATGACTAAAACAAATTTCTTGGTTTATAACATTTCgcacaaatataatattaatactcaaaatttgtaaaaatgttaaaaaaaatttttaaacaaatatttcaaaattctgcaaatttttaaaatgttccaAACTTTTGATCGCGactgtacatacatacatacacacacactttTATTTCTGTACAGTAAAGTTGGCACAATATTATATCATGCTGATACTGATATATTTCAGTTATGGGAATACTAACTTAAGTtgttaagaaattatttatgctcatataatttaaattttgtttttaagaagtattttaagttttaatgaagcataacttttcattaatataaatcaacataaaacatcaacataaattttcattttttttattttaataaaaatttatgtttaaactagGTATGTACAGGGTTTTTAGGAAGAAAAACTCCAGACTCCAGGATTGAGTCATAGATTCCTTATTTTACCTTAACTCTGAGTTCTGAAGCTCCAAATATGCTTAGAAACTTctgaattttgataaaaatatgatttttaaaaaccagCAATTTATTCTTTTTGAACATAGAGTTActgattttaataatacttaagTGCTTATGTTTGAAATTGATAGTTTCAACAATAAGGTAGGGGTCAGGTGGCAAAAAAGAATCAGTCCTGTTCATGATGTTAAATGGATCCTATATTATAATAGATTAGCCTTGTTGTTTGTAAACTTTGTATAATAAACTTTCTAGTGGTGGTAACATAATCAAATAATTAGTATCTGCGTAACTGATCAACACCAGGAAGGATATTCAGttgtaaaaaacttgtttaaactcttccataacatttttttttaatagaaaagtgGCATAATGAAACTTGACCGAGCCAccaaaaaggttttgttttgtGACATATGTCATAGTTCAAAAGAACATTCAGTTGTAAAACTTTGCTTCATAACACACAAGTATGAAACTGCAGATGCtatactgcaaaaaaaaaaaaaaaaaaagaatgtttgagCCCTGAATTTTTTTCCTTATGGAATTCATATGTTCCTAAACTTTTTTGGAGTTCCAAAACCTCTAGagttttagtaaaaacattaaataattttaaaacaaagactTAAAACAATTGAGTTGTTTTTGTGGTTCAGCATTTCTGGTTTGAgcgatatgttaaaaaaaaaaaagataatctaTTAATTGTATACTAGCATTCTTTAAATTTCAACCTTCAATGCAGATTTAAAATAGctaaattgataaattaaattgacTTAATAATTGTATGATTGTATTTCATAAGTTACATTTGGTATCAGttatttaattaacataaatatttataggtAAAAAGAGTTATAGATACaatagttttagaaattataCCAGCAGCTATTTATAAGTGCAAAAATGCCATTCTCTTTATCATCTGTTCTGTATCGGAAAAGACTTGTTTTATTAGGAACAGGATGGGGATGTTATagtgtgttaaaaaatattaacaagaaGATTTATGATGTGATTGTTGTTAGTCCACGAAATCATTTTCTCTTTACACCCTTGTTAAATAGCACAACTGTTGGGACTTTAGAATTTCGAAGCATAATTGAACCGATTCGAAACACTAAGTTTCGGGATGATCATCATTTTCAGTTGGCTGAAGCAATTCACTTAAATCCACATGAAAAATTAGTTGTTTGTAAAGCAGTCTCGTCTGATAAAGAATATACTTTATCATACGATAAAATTGTAATAGGTGTTGGAGCTGTAAGTAATACTTTTGGAATTCCTGATGTCCCAAAGTatgcatattttttgaaagaaatagCAGATGCTAGAAAAATACGTAATCAAATCATATCTAATTTTGAGCAAAGTTTATTTCCATATGTAAGCGAAGAGGAAAGATTGTCGCTGTTGCATTTTGTCATTGTTGGTGGTGGTCCAACTGGTATTGAATTTGGAGCTGAGTTGTATGACTTTATAACACATGATGTTGCAAGATTATTTCCGGGAGAAAAGAATGATGTTCATGTaacattaggtattttttttcaacataaataaaGGTTAATAATTGGTATAAAAATTAGGTGTAAGTAGGTTAATCTTAAAACTAATAGATTAGAACCAATTAAGTAATCTTTAAAGTTTAAGAactctataataaatataagttcaTGAGTCAGTaaacacttaaaaatttaaactaggtttctttttacaatttactATTATATTTGAAAGGTTGCTACACACCCTTGAATACATATAGgaatatatctacatatatatattcatgtatatgtatacgtatACATGAATTATTATTGTCCGGTGAAAATTTAGCCAACTTACcccaaaagtctttttttcaataaataatctATAGATCCTGAAAAAAGgcaactattgaaaaaaaatttaacatattttgattcaaaataatATGCAAAAGTACTAATCTTTCTTAggaaaacttactttttttctttgcgAGTGTGATTCATATGAATTTCTTATGagataaaataattgttgtattttgtttgcctctattttatgattttaatttat
The nucleotide sequence above comes from Hydra vulgaris chromosome 09, alternate assembly HydraT2T_AEP. Encoded proteins:
- the LOC100210639 gene encoding probable NADH dehydrogenase isoform X2, whose protein sequence is MPFSLSSVLYRKRLVLLGTGWGCYSVLKNINKKIYDVIVVSPRNHFLFTPLLNSTTVGTLEFRSIIEPIRNTKFRDDHHFQLAEAIHLNPHEKLVVCKAVSSDKEYTLSYDKIVIGVGAVSNTFGIPDVPKYAYFLKEIADARKIRNQIISNFEQSLFPYVSEEERLSLLHFVIVGGGPTGIEFGAELYDFITHDVARLFPGEKNDVHVTLVEGDSILPSFDQRLRKFAERKITQRENFHLIKDFVVEVGENYVKLKSGKVLLTKLVVWSTGLGPRKFIESLDLPKGKSKQLKVDDHLRVVGYDSIFAIGDCSYIDGSPLPSTAQVAERQGRYVAQYLSLLETNSKTDSKPFMWSNAGMLAYIGGYKAVADLPTKAGKITGFKSWLIWRSVYLTRLGSWRNRMQVPFDWARTFFFGRDISRF